The region AGCCGTGCACTGGTGGCGCAGCTCTCCACATCGGTCGTCTTGAACGTGTCGCTCGACTGGCGCATGTTAGTGTTCACGGCGGCGGTTGCCGTCGTTTCGGCTGTGCTGTTCGGCGTCGTGCCGGCGTGGCGCGCGACGCGCGCGGCGCCAATCGACGCGCTGAAGGAACCGGCCTCTGCTCTCAGAGCGAAGGCAGGCTGGCCAGGGCTCTCCGGTGCCGGCCGCGGCTCAGGCAGCGTCGTCGTCGTACAGATCGCACTGTCACTCATGCTCGTCGTCACCGCCGGTCTGTTCGTGAGGACATTCCAGCGACTTGCCAGCGTGCCGCTTGGCTTCGATAGCGATCGCGTGCTGCTGGTCAACGTGGATGCGACGCGATCGGCTATAGACCCGGCCAGTCGGCTCTCGTTCTCCCGTCGCCTCGTCGAAGCCGTCGCCGCGGTGCCGGGTGTCGCGCACGCGGCCGGCTCCGATATCACGCCGGCCAGCGGCCACCACAAGAGGTTTCCAGTCGATGTGTCCGGCGGACTCTCGATGCCGCTTCCGGAGCGCGCCGTGCGAGTCCACGACATCACACCAGGCTGGTTTGCGACCTACGGTACGCGAATCCGTGCGGGCCGCGATTTCGATCAGCGCGATGCCATCAATGCACCGCCGGTGGCCATCGTGAACGAGGCGTTCGCGCGTAAGTTCTTTTCCGGTAAGACCCCAATCGGCCAGACCGTCACCGAGCTACCGCCTCCGGGATCCGACGAGGTGCCCGTGCCGAAGACCGTCGTTGGCGTAGTGGACGACGCAGTCTACAGAACACCGAGGGATGGCGTAGAGCCGACACTGTACGAGCCACTGAATGGCGAGGCGAGCAACATCAACATCAGCGCCCGTGCGTCCAGCGGATCCCCGGTATCGCTGGCGCGCAGTGTGGCTGCCGCGCTCACTGCAGTCGATCGCAATCTCGCGTTCAGCTTTCGGCCGCTCGCGGATCAAGTGAATGCCTCGTTCGCGCAGGAACGGCTCGTCGCGCTCTTATCGGGGCTGTTTGGGGCGTTGGCGGTGCTGCTGGCAGGAATTGGTCTCTACGGTGTCACATCGTATGCGGTCACGTGCCGCCAGCACGAGATCGGGGTCCGCATGGCA is a window of Luteitalea sp. DNA encoding:
- a CDS encoding FtsX-like permease family protein, encoding SRALVAQLSTSVVLNVSLDWRMLVFTAAVAVVSAVLFGVVPAWRATRAAPIDALKEPASALRAKAGWPGLSGAGRGSGSVVVVQIALSLMLVVTAGLFVRTFQRLASVPLGFDSDRVLLVNVDATRSAIDPASRLSFSRRLVEAVAAVPGVAHAAGSDITPASGHHKRFPVDVSGGLSMPLPERAVRVHDITPGWFATYGTRIRAGRDFDQRDAINAPPVAIVNEAFARKFFSGKTPIGQTVTELPPPGSDEVPVPKTVVGVVDDAVYRTPRDGVEPTLYEPLNGEASNINISARASSGSPVSLARSVAAALTAVDRNLAFSFRPLADQVNASFAQERLVALLSGLFGALAVLLAGIGLYGVTSYAVTCRQHEIGVRMALGAERASVIVLVLRKSIALTAIGLLLGLAGAALATRYLEAMLFGVTPLDPVTFFAVP